ACACCTTTTCCCACAATCCCACACGGCACTATGTTGTCAAACCAGCTCATGTCTGTGTTGCAGTTCAGGGCCAAACCATGGGAAGTGATGTATCTTCCACAATGGATGCCTGCGAAACAAAACCAATACCAACATAACACTCTTTCTCAGTCTTCTCTTTCAATCTATTGTACTGATACAACAAGTCCTGTGATATTTATTATGCTTTTAGACCTGGAAACAGCCTGGATATGAAATGTTATCATAAAAtctaatgaatattaattttcTGCATAAATGTGTTCAATCTAGAACTAGAAAAGTAAACGTCGAAGACAAACTCCATGGTGTCTTGAGAAAGCCTAgtttgaaagtttgaagtagtttaaaagtgtaaataattgaagtagtttttaatgttagcatgtttctagtatggattggcatgtttcttgctaggtggttgatggggtgttctgagtagttgaaAAGGTgttgctacactgaaaaaaattattcaaagatgattccttggatttactcaatttttttacgttaagtggttgtaaacaatttaattaggctgaatttaaacaaacaaattaagttgaacattattaaatttaatttgtttgtttaaattcaacacaaataaattgtttgcaacagttttgcatgcaacactttttttcagtgtaggtggttattagggtgttctgagtagttggtaaggtgttgctaggtggttattagggtgttctgagtggttgctaaggcattgctagagaGTTCTGGGCGGTTGCTTCACTCTTAGAAAAAAGGTACAATGTTGTACTAAAGAAGGTAcgaacccttgtcactggggcagcacctttttatgggacagaattgtatcttaagacaaagaaacaaatttgaactattgcagtttgtacctttaaggaaaTTTAAGGATTTGTACCTttggaaaccaaaatgtacctttggtttttaaaacctgcagatacaatattgtaccttcatcagaGGTACAAAtctgtgtcaaatgtgttccttcaagaactacttaaaggcattttgctatatccagtttattttcagtaaatataaaacatcaaatacgcTTATTTATTGtttcagtttacaaaaaaaaaaaaagttttgtgtgaatacacatttttaatttacaataaagaataaaaaatacttgcaCATACATTAAAAggtctattttttgctaaatatttcacaaaaatgttactgaAACCCATTCTCCCATGTgcaacacaaaacatttttttctccagTTTTCACACAATCCCTTTGAAATCACTTAaattagttcatttaatttacttaatttttaaaaagatttatgcaaaagtattgtaatgagatatgctcaatgtttgattagctttacaatcataaaatgtctgcatgaactcTTTGCATATGCAGGAGATAATGACACTATTATAATAATGACACTGTTTttaatcagaaaatgcttaccaaatgtttaaataaaatgcattacagtaaatgtttagtttacaatacctgttgttttctatcatagaccttaataattaatgtttatgagtttattaaacacatgcttttaaatgatgatgcatgttttaatatagaaattattcataaaatcactttgcctttccagtaatatttattttcatagatactgTAATAAAGAAAGAGTTgttcaacacttatgtacctttcaTACGAGAACAATAGTGtcccttcatttcagttgtaccataaaaggtgcaCAACAGTAttataagaggtcttttctgtaatatataaggtacaacttttaaaAAGGCACAAAATTGTTCCTTCAAGAGCACTTcataccaccgtgtacctttttttctgagagtgtagggtgtTTTGAGGGGCTGCTAGGCAGTTGGTGTTGTAAGTGCttgttaaggcattgctagggtgttctgagtggttactaggcAGTTGTTAAGTCATTCTAAGTgcttgctaaggcattgctaggtggttgctaaggcattgctagggtgtttagaGTGGTTGCTTTCTTAAGTCaccataattacatttaataaaacagctTAATACATTAAGTGTATTTTTATAGCGTTACTATtagtttctaattattattattagaagtaatagtagtaatgataataataacaataatgttaatttaaaatctACTTTGATTGTGATGGGGTAGATAATATTAAATACTTCTTCACAAAAATGTAGCTAGAATTCTCTTTTAATTTTCTTTAGAGGTTTCTAAATGTTATTGGTTCATTTTGAATGTGttcatgtttgttttaatatCTTTCTGGAAGACTacagaaaagtttttaaaaatgcaggTATTTGTTTTTCAAGCTTTTATAATAACTATTTCaatttcaaacaaatataatttcTCAGAACTAGTGAAGGTATATTGATATTAGATTTCAGCAAGATCGTATGACAGTGAATACTATTACTgcattaatgtatttttaattaaaaaataggcACTCAAAATGTATATGATAGTGTATTAAACTTATTActattcttttaaaataatattctttatCACTTTTCATCTCTGTTAGTAGTTTAAATGACTATTGTAGACAAATATAATCCCCATGCaggtatttatatttacaatttaGATAACTTCATTGTTTATTCTAAAAtgtgctaattattattattattattattattattattatataatgtaaaattcattcattcattttcttttcggcttagttcctttattaataaggggcaACTTATCCATTATTAAAAagccggcaacttatccagcatatgttttacacagcgaatgcccttccagcagcaactcatcactggggaacacccatacacactcattcacaaacatacactacggacaatttagcttacccaattcacctacagtgcatgtctttggactttggagaacatgcaaactccacacagaaatgccaactgacccagccaaggcttaaaccagcgaccttcttgctgtgaggcgacagcgctacccttatattatataatattatagtatattatattaagggtgacatggtggctaagtggttagcactgtcgcgtcacagcaagaaggtcacaggttcgagtcctggctaggtcagttgccatttctgtgtggagtttgcacggcCAATAAAGATCAAGAAGATCATTGAGCCTGCAGCCTTGTGCCAACACATGCCTCCCACTAGTGCCAATATACaaccatatcacactgctactcttGTGATattgcttgtgtgtgtatatatatatatatatatatatatatatatatatatatatatatatatgtgtgtgtgtgtgtgtgtgtgtgtgtgtgtgtgtgtgtgtgtgtgtgtgtgtgtgtgtatataaaaacaGAACTTACCAATTGCGCAAATTTTGTTGTCTCCCACCCAGACTCCAGTATCCGGAGAAGTGGAGGCTTGAATCCCAAATTTACCGCACATCTTGATCACAGTCCTTTCCAGTTCACACACGTACCATCTCACACTCTTCTTAAAGCAGCCCAGGTTGAGGATGGGGTAACAGACCAGCTGTCCCGGCCCATGGAAAGTGATGAGTCCTCCTCTGTTGGTGCGGCAGAACTCTGCGCCCAGAGCCTTCAGTCTCTGCTCCTCTGCTGGAGGGTACGGAGCCTGTCTGAGTCCGATGGTGTACACCGGCTCGTGTTCACACAGTAATAACGTGTTTGGGATGTGACTGGACGAATCCAGATGCTGCTTTATGTGCTGCTGCTGTATCTTCAAGGCACTGCGGTAGGAGATCCTACCTAAATGAACAGCTTTAACAGCCGCTTTAGTGACCGACATCGTGTCTTCAGATGAGGTTATGAAGCATCAACTGTGAAAATGGGAAAAGACTGTTATTTGGAGAAAGTTGTACACATACAGAGCTGGATGGTAGATGTACAAgtacatttaaagtacaaatgaaatcagaactaaccatatgattgttagctcacattgctagttttgttgtGAACACTTCATCCGCGCATGTCATTAAGACATGCCCTTCtactctttaattaaaatctcaaaatgcacttcctgtttgttgtcagttaaattctcagattacttctgtctgaggtattgggcggggctaacatacttaTCCCctcccctccagctgtcagtttagaCAACAAGCAGAAATGGTGTGGTGGAGGAAGTCTGTTagtttgtaataactctcccttttcctgatcttcctgaatgaaatgcctattttactacatccaatcagctctcaGTAGAAAAACCAAGCCACGCCCCCTTTTTTCTCATCTAGTATTCTGATTCTCTAGAAACCGCTTCACAATATGGATGATGTAATCAGATTCCAAAAATCAAGTACTTTTAAAGGTTGGGTGAAGTTGGCCATGACTTTCTCTGCGTTTCAACAAATGGAgcaatttttggtgacaaatatcATGAGACCGTGAGCTAaaatgggcgtcacggtggcgcattgggtagcacgatcacctcacagcaaaaaggtcgctggtttgagcctcggctggaccagttggtatttctgtgtggagtttgcatgttctccccgtgtttgtgtggctccagtttcccccacaagtccacagaTGGGTGAATTTGTGTAAGCTAAGCTAAGCTGGAATGGCATCAGCTgcataatacatatgctggataagttggcggttcattccgctgtggcaattaataaagggactaagcagaaaagaaaatgaatgaatgaattatgggaaaatgctttaaaaaaattgggGAAAGATTTAACATAACACTGAGTAAAtcgactacccttttgttatgttgggggttgtttttgccccattgacttgcattataatgggttttttttttattgcaaagccatgacagcaaataattatgcattccttgatatatatatgtgtgtgtgtgtgtgtgtgtgtgtgtgtgtgtgtgtgtgtgtgtgtatgtatgtatgtatgtatgtatatgtatatatatatatatatatatatatatatatatatatatatatatatatatatatatatattgaattcaATTTGAGAGAAGGGAGAAcacggtaaattaaaaaaatgtacagtttaattattctttcaaaataaacaaataaaataagacGTATCTCAATTACACTGAGGCCATAAACACCTTTAAACGTTTgcacagaaaaagaaaacaacctGAAACATTTAGAAGGAAGCAAACATTGACTGTAATTTCCTCATTTGACACCAGCTTTAACAGCAGATCCACCGAATACAGGAGGAGCAAACATAAAGTGAAGCTGAACGCTCAGAAAACCTGATAAATGAGTTAAAGGAGTCATTTCTTACTGTACGCTGCCATGCCACCGGTGCAGATCTTATTCTGCTTCCACTCCAGAGGGTGAATGCGGAGAAGGTGATGTATTACTGCCATCTACCAGTTTGGTGCGACACCTACTactatttcttcttcttcttctgttttACTGGCAGGCTGGTGTCATATGCACATGCCGCCacctacagttcatatatatatatacgcttaCCTAAATTTCTCCATCAGGACTCAGCTATCAGCTGgcactgcgtgttcagctcctcctgCTTCCAGATTTAGTCCCTCCGGGtccttttaaatacattttaatttaaattatttattatattctttcGCTCAATCATGTGTTATATAGATATTGTATTAATACCCTATACCCTAAACTATCCCTATTAACATTTATCCCTAATATATATTCTAAGTTTCTATCTTCatgctattattatttaaatattctattACTTCCCTCCTCTCTTGTATATATTTCCTGCAATCAAATATAACATGTTCTACGGTTTCTCTGACTCCACAATGATCACACAAATCATTTTCTTTAACTCCCAGTATTGACATAGTTGAATTTAATCCAGTGTGTCCAAGCTGCAGTCTAGTTAATATAACTTCTTTTCTATTCCTATCATTTACATTTCTTTTGTGCGACACCGACTAAACTGTACACCTTTTTTTGTAGCATTGAGGAAAAATGTTTATAGGTCTAATATGTTAAGCGTTTTGTTGCTATATATTGACTTTATTGATAGGTATGGCCAACAGTTTGTCAATGTAGTGAAGTgattgttatataaataaactaataattaaatgcaagtaaagtgaAATAATTTGTGAAAGTAAAACAAAGTATTACACAATATACACACATGTGTGCATATAAACGCAATCATATTTAAAGCtggacagattttttatttattgcatacaaataaaaaagatatgCTTCATTCATGACAACacagtagtatttttttttacttcagaagaCTTAAGAAACCAATATTTGAGGGAATAATTTGAATTACAatgatttgtttacattttttattctgaTACCAAGTTAAAAGTATTCGTACACAAAGTTTAAAAGAAGgtaaattaaaatagtttcaAGAAAATCATAAAGTGAGATAAAAACATGCTCTGAggctttatatatatacagtttaaatgCTTAAAACACCTTTTATCTTCAACAGATTGCAAGATCAAATATCTTCATGGCCAATGTtatcaaattaaaaaatgtaagacaaaatatttactgttttttagttattatttatgcATGAACCACAGAAAACAATACCAGAGGTATACAGAAATATAAAGAGCACAACAGAGTTACACATAAATATAGAATCAgtaagtaaaactaaataaaattattaaataaaataaaaatatttcatatattgcAAGGCCTAGCTAACTCACCTTAATGgcacttatttaaatatctagTCCTTAAATACCTGCTTATTAAAGAGGTTTCTCACTGCTGAGTTTACAACAATGGACATGAAACTGAATGAGTATGAGCAACTCCAGTGTTATGAATGTGACAtctgcagtaaaatctcaaaacataaattcagagaaagtatatgttaccattatattaaaacatctctGTATATTTTCTAAAagaactgaccacagagttaagggatgAGAAAAATATCCATCTGTAAAcatcttttatattttaaatgaacaaaacaagcAAGCGTTATGGGTGTGACgaaaaaagttagcgagtttactgtatacaacatactttgtagaaattctgtgaatgaaACTGCACAgcacaaaagaaacaatgctaatcaacaggataagagttggctctctagtGAACaaatatgattgattttattttatttggcattttttgcatttatgaggaataCAATGTCGAAAAGTAGGGATTGAAGCCATGcatatttgtttatgtatataaaacagaTAAATTCTTTAGATTTATGTGCAGATTCTgagtaataacaaataatttcttttaaattaaaagATAGGAGGATAGCAAAGGTAAGAGGAGTGTTTAAATAATGATACAGGTCGAACCAAAATGTCTGAACAAATTCccacatacaaaataaatgtattaaagtttCATCATCCTTACCACAAGATGTACAACTACTCGGAATGTCAACATAACTGGAAACAAATGAGTAAGCCGGATATactttatgcaatattttaaagtaaatttcttGCGTTTTATTAGAAAGAAAGTATTTATGAGGCAACAACCAAGCTTTTCTTCAgactatattattaattaatgcagcCTAATGAAATTTATCTCGCGGAACAATACGATTTCTTTGCTGAAGAATTAGatgaatatgtttattattacttttttttatcatGAATGTCAATGCTGTCCAGCAATAATGCTGCTTTcttcatatttttttgtattatattgtatatgaCTTTTGAACAGATGCATTAAACTTGTAGGGATAGCTCTAAGAACAGTTTTATATTCTTTGAAAGGAATAGGAAAGTCATGAAGTCATAAAGCGTTCATAGGACAGTAAGTTAccaaaattatcaaataaaaaataaataactttagcCTCTATCAAACCAATTGCCataaaaaagagatttatttcgCACAGTTATGTCCACATTATTCCACAAGATACTTTTATGAGGTGAGAGAAGCTGTGAAGGTAACAATTAATGTTTACTTGAGTCGCTCCACCGCTGCACGTGACGTCATGGCCGGGCGGGGCTTGTTTTCAAACCCAGGCACATACCAATGAAGATGGCGGCGGTGGGGTCCGCCAAATCCACTGGACCGGGGCAGAGAAGCAAAAGCAGGCCCGGCGCGCTCTCCACTCCACTGTCTCTAGAGGAGGCCCGGTGCCCGGTGTGCTCGGAGATACTCCTGGAGCCGGTCACGATGCCGTGCGGCCACTCGGTGTGCCTGCATTGTTTCCAGCGGACGGTGAAGTTGATCAGCCTGTGCTGTCCGCTGTGCCGGCTGCGAGTGTCCAGCTGGGCCCGTAAACAGTCCCGGGAGAAGAGCCTGGTCAACGCCGAACTGTGGGAGCTCGTCCGGCTTAGCCACCCGGAGCGGTGCAGGCGAAGGATGGAGCAGCGGGACGGAGAGATCCCGGACGGGGGTCAGTGCCGAGACTTCTGACGTGTTACATAAGCCCGAGTTTGAAATTATTATGTACGACAAATCGCAGCATGTCATAACAGACAGTTTACCAAACTCAGCCACCTTTATGTGCCAGTAACTTGTTTATTAGTTACTTATTTTCAGTGTCTGTACTCGACGGACTACCAACGAAACGGCtagaaaagtacattttaatgttttaaaactggAAATTCGAAAGAAAACAGCGGTGTTTTGTTGGGGGGCGTTCACGGATGACGCGTTtgcgcggtgtgtgtgtgtgtgtgtgtgagtgtgtgtttgtt
This genomic interval from Danio aesculapii chromosome 15, fDanAes4.1, whole genome shotgun sequence contains the following:
- the lipt2 gene encoding putative lipoyltransferase 2, mitochondrial, with the protein product MSVTKAAVKAVHLGRISYRSALKIQQQHIKQHLDSSSHIPNTLLLCEHEPVYTIGLRQAPYPPAEEQRLKALGAEFCRTNRGGLITFHGPGQLVCYPILNLGCFKKSVRWYVCELERTVIKMCGKFGIQASTSPDTGVWVGDNKICAIGIHCGRYITSHGLALNCNTDMSWFDNIVPCGIVGKGVTSLSQELERDVSPEEAIPKLLEAFTEQFNCTLTYNGSLS